In the Cerasicoccus sp. TK19100 genome, CCCCTGCCCGCCTTCGGCGATTTGCTGGGCGCGGGTGTATTGCTCGCGGAAGTGGCCGGAAATTTGGGTTAGCAGCTCCAGGCGGCCAAGGGCACCCTCACCGAGCTTTTCGTCGATCGTGGTTTTGGCCTGTTCGAAGTCGATCGCGGAGAGATCGCTGAGCACCGCGTAGGCGACGTCGGCATCGGCGGTGCGCCCCTCTTCACGGGCACGAAGGATCGAGCCCCACGCAGCACGGAGCTCCTCACCGGGGTCGATAAACGCCGCGCGCACCACGAAACGCAGCTCGCTGAAAAGTCGCCCGGTCCAACTAGGCTGGTAGACGAACCCCTCGGTCTCCTCGTAAGGCAACACGGTGGGATCGGAGCGGTATTCGGCGTATTGCGGCTCGTAAAGATCGCGGCGGATCGGCGAGCGGCGCAGTGCGTATTGGATCGGGCCACCGGGCGCGCCGACCTTGAAGTCCCAGAGCTTTTGCCCATCCGGCGATAGCGTGTATTCGATAAAGGCTTCGGCGATTTCCTCGTTCGGCGCGCCGCGCAGCAGGCCAATTGGGTCGGCCGAAATCGACGAGCCGCCCGGCGGCATGATGAAGCCAAAGCGGTCGCCGCCATCGCGGTCCACGAGGTTTTGCTCCTGGAAGCGGCCGTAGAAATCGATGGCCATGCCGATGGCGCAGTCGCCAGCGGAGACGTCGAGCACGGGCTTGGTCGCCGAGTCGGTGAAATAGCGGGCGTTGGCGCTGATCAGTTGGATCAGTTGCATGCCGTTCATCCAGCCTTGTGGGACGGCTTGCTCCTCGGGCATCCCCTCGGCAACGAGCTCCTGCATCTGCTGCTGCACGAGCATTTCGAAAGCCTTAGTGATCGAGCCGCTCTTGGTCGGGTCGGCCACAGCGACGCTGCCGTAAAACTTTGGGTCGGCCAAGTCGCGCCAATGCGTGGGCTCGCCTTCGAATCCGGCGGAGCGCAGTTCATCGCGGTTAAAGATAATGCCAAAGCTGGACAGCACTGCGCCGACATAGCGGTGCTCGTTGTCCCACAAAACTTCGCCCGAAAAGGTCTGCGGAATAATGTCCTCGGTGAACCAGCCGGGATGCTTTTCGAATACGTTGCTCGCCACGAGTTGGCCCTGCTGAGCCTTCACATTGAAGTCGTACCAGCCGCCACCGTGAAAGAGATCGATCCCCACGCCGACATTGCTATCGAGAAACGCCCGGCGCGCGGACTGCGCCTCGTCGTCGTCCGCAGGATCAGCGG is a window encoding:
- a CDS encoding ABC transporter substrate-binding protein encodes the protein MLKNSIIVLLIAIVVGVPIALRKEQDIVKNPDATLVIISPHNEAIRYEFETAFRKWYEGETGKVVVIDWRSPGGTSEIVKYLNAEYTNQFRLYWTKELGRPWNDTVAGAFDNRRIELPADPADDDEAQSARRAFLDSNVGVGIDLFHGGGWYDFNVKAQQGQLVASNVFEKHPGWFTEDIIPQTFSGEVLWDNEHRYVGAVLSSFGIIFNRDELRSAGFEGEPTHWRDLADPKFYGSVAVADPTKSGSITKAFEMLVQQQMQELVAEGMPEEQAVPQGWMNGMQLIQLISANARYFTDSATKPVLDVSAGDCAIGMAIDFYGRFQEQNLVDRDGGDRFGFIMPPGGSSISADPIGLLRGAPNEEIAEAFIEYTLSPDGQKLWDFKVGAPGGPIQYALRRSPIRRDLYEPQYAEYRSDPTVLPYEETEGFVYQPSWTGRLFSELRFVVRAAFIDPGEELRAAWGSILRAREEGRTADADVAYAVLSDLSAIDFEQAKTTIDEKLGEGALGRLELLTQISGHFREQYTRAQQIAEGGQG